One region of Quercus lobata isolate SW786 chromosome 2, ValleyOak3.0 Primary Assembly, whole genome shotgun sequence genomic DNA includes:
- the LOC115976237 gene encoding U3 small nucleolar ribonucleoprotein protein IMP3-like, with amino-acid sequence MRKLKYHEKKLLKKVNFLEWKKEDGHREAFVMQRYHATHRDDYKRYSGLCRMVQKLVNVLMKMDHNDPSRIQLTDLLLEKLYNIGVLPSKHNADVLKVCERITVSSFFRRRLSTVLVRMKFCEHLKEAITYIEQGHVRVGPETVTDPAFLVTRNMEDFITWVDSSKIKRKVQEYNDQLDDYDAMT; translated from the exons ATGAGGAAACTGAAGTATCACGAGAAGAAGCTGTTGAAGAAGGTGAATTTTTTGGAATGGAAGAAAGAAGATGGGCACAGAGAAGCCTTTGTAATGCAAAGGTACCATGCTACTCACCGCGACGATTACAAGAGGTATTCGGGTTTGTGCCGTATGGTGCAGAAGCTAGTCAACGTTTTGATGAAGATGGACCACAATGACCCTTCTCGGATTCAACTCACTGATTTACTACTCGAAAAGCT GTACAACATTGGTGTACTACCATCCAAGCACAACGCTGATGTTCTAAAAGTGTGTGAACGTATAACAGTGTCATCTTTCTTTAG GCGTAGGCTCTCAACTGTTTTGGTGCGAATGAAGTTTTGTGAGCACTTGAAAGAAGCTATCACATACATTGAGCAAGGACATGTTCGAGTGGGTCCAGAGACGGTTACTGACCCAGCATTCCTTGTAACTAGGAACATGGAAGACTTCATTACATGGGTAGATTCATCCAAGATAAAGAGAAAGGTGCAGGAGTACAATGATCAGTTGGACGACTATGATGCAATGACCTGA